TTCAGCCAAAATGGCACTTTTTTGGAGTGGCTCATATGTTTGAGCAAATATTATTTTTTCTTAAGTATTTGTTTTAAAACTATTTATGTTTTTTGCTTCTTTTTCTGACAGATTTGGCATGTTCTATGCTCTATAGCTTATCATCAAAGTTGTGTTGAAAAGGTCCTTTAAAGATCTAGAAAACGATAAAAAGTATGTCAGTAAAGGAGCAAAAGTCATGTTAAGTACACGAACTCACAAATTAGGATTTCCTTTTTCTGCTAATCTTCGTTCAGAGCTGGATGATGCTTTCAGTCAAATGTTTGGCAAGTCATTAGCTGGATGTGAAGGTGCGTACTCTCCACTTTCGGTTTGGGAAGAAGAAAGCAAGTATCATGTCGCCCTTGATGTTCCCGGTATGAAAAAGGAAGAATTGTCACTCGATATTCAGGATGGTCACCTTATTCTGACAGGCGAACGCAATACTGTCGAAAACCGTGAATATCTACATAATGAACGTCGATTTGGGAAATTCAAGCGTGTGATCCAGCTTCCGGATTGGGTAGATCCCACTTCGGTGAATGCAACGATTGATGCGGGTGTTTTAACCATTGTCCTGGATAAAAAACCGGACTTGCAGCCGAAGAGTATCGAAATTAAGGATTCATCGCAGTCAGAATAAACACTGGTAAATTTTTAATTGATTAACAGATTGTTCGTTGCGGCCCCGATTGTCTTTTCTAAAAAGGCAATCGGGGTTTTTGATTCCATCATGCATGAAATGTTATCGTTTTTTTGGTTGATCCAGTAAATTCAGCTTGTCTAATTCCTGGGCAGTTTCGCTTAAACGCTAAGTCTTGATCAACTGTCAGTGTGAGGTCCTGGTAAAGATTTCATGGTTTTCTGACCAATGATTGCGGTTACAAAAGTTTGAAAGTGCAGAAGTCATAAGTGTTTATGTGGTGTTATGACAATTCAGTTTTGATTTACCTGATCTAATACGGCACAGCAATTGCAATTCTTAAGAATGTTTGTTTTTAATGCGCTAAAACGCTTCAGCAGATGCGAATGAATATAAATTGTTCTAATGGTGATTTGGGAATCCAAGTATAAGTAAATTTTCAATACTTTGGTCTCTCCTCGAGATAGTTGCCTTCCCATGTCTCGATTCAAACATTGAGTTTTTCAATGAGCGCCCGCCTGCATCTGAAGCTTTCCTATATGAGTTTTGACTCAATTTAATGATTCAAGGACCGTAACTAATGTTACCAGGATACTTAATTGACATGGATGGTGTGATTTACCGTGGGACTGACCTGATCGATGGGGCAGTCGAATTTATTAATGAATTAAAAAAGAGAGATCTCCCTTTCATTTTTTTGACCAATAACAGTCAAAGAACTCGCAGGGATGTCGTCACGAAATTATCCCGTATGGGAATCACGGTGGGTGAAGAACATATTTTTACCTGTGCGATGGCAACTGCCCGATTTCTTGCACAGAGTAAGCCCGATGGAACAGCTTACGTTATTGGAGAAGGAGGTCTGCTCCATGCTCTGCATCGCAATGGATATTCTATAGTTGATCATGATCCCGATTATGTTGTCGTTGGCGAAGGCAGGTCGATGAACTTCGAAATGATCGAAGCCGCTGTACGCATGATTGAAAATGGAGCAAAATTAATTGCCACTAATATGGATCCCAACTGTCCAACGCAAAATGGTCTCAGACCTGGGTGTGGAGCCATTGTCGCAATGTTGGAAGCGGCTACTAAGAAAAAAGCTTTCAGCGTGGGAAAGCCGAGTCCTGTTATGATGCGCAGTGCAAGACAGGAATTGGAGATTTCTTCTGCTCAAACCACAATGATTGGCGACACAATGGAAACGGATATTCTAGGTGGTGTGGAGATGGGATATCGTTCTGTACTGGTTTTATCAGGTGGAACCTCATTGACTGATTTAGATTATTATGCCTATCAGCCCGATCTCGTCGTTGAAAGTATTGCCGATTTAAACAAAGAAGAATTCTTTCATCTGGATCAGTCACGATTTCCTAAAGTCGAACGCTTACTCGCCTGATTTTTTAAATGTCGACCGTGGCATTTCCTTTTAGCGGTATAAAAGCACCCTCATTCAGAGGGAACCGGTTCTCGCGCGCATTGAGGTATTTCTAACGGTACGTTACAATTCCTGAAAATGAGGCGATTAAATAGATCTATCACTACGTTTACAAGAATCATGTTTGAACGACGCGAACTGCCTTTGAATTGAATACAGAGGGCAAATCGCAGCAGGAATACTTGAATGGCACGTCTGACTCAGGCCGATTTAGCAGATCTCAACGAAGCATTTGAAGAACGAACTCCCGCTGAACTGATCCATTGGGCACAGGAAATGTTTGGCTCGCGTCTGGCAGCATTATCATCAATGCAGCGTGCAGGGTGTGTTGTCGCGCATATGTTGAGTCAGATGAAAGCGGAGATACCAATTCTGTTTGTAGATACTGGTGTTTTATATCAGGAAACATTGGAGACCCGTGATCGACTGATGAAAGAATACAATTTAGATATTGTTACTCTGGAACCAGAAAAAACAATGGCACAACAGACTGAAGAGCTGGGGGTTTTATACCTTTCAGTCGAAGGGCAGGAGCAGTGTTGTGATTTGCGAAAGACACAACCTTTAATGCAGGTTGCAGATCAATATGACGCTCTGATTGGAAGTCTACGTCGCGCTGATGGTGGCCAACGCGCGAATGTGCCTATTTTGGCAATCGACCCTGCGATGAACTGCTTGCGTGTGAACATTCTCGCAAGTTTATCCAAGGAAGAGTTTCAGGCCTACCTCGAAGAGAATCAAGTGATTACAAACCCGCTACATCAGCAAGGGTATCCAACCATTGGTTGTAATCGTTGCACAACTCCCGTAATGGAAAGCGAACCGAATCGTGCCGGACGTTGGCGGCACTTGGGACCCTGGTCTCAGTATTGCGGAATCAACCCGACTGATGTCTCGGGGAAACACGCACCCGCAATCGAATTATCACAGCATTTGGTAGATCGAATTCTGGGACGCGAAACGGACTTTATGATCTAACGAATTTTACTTAGTTGTGATTCCCTGAGTGAGTTCTTTGTGTAACGTTTTGGTGGAACTTCCCCAGGCAGGGATAAATCCTGCAGCCTGACTCTTCTGAAAGAATTGTCTGCGATCTGCTTTGGTATCTGTATATCCCAGAGTGAAGACCGATGTGAATCCGTTTTTTTGAATCTGAATCATTTCTCGTTCTTTCCCATCGATCCAGTCGCCAGTGTGAGTGTAGGCTGATTCCCATAGTAAACCATCCGGATTATGTGGATGTGATTTACTAAGATAAAGCCCTGGGACTAGGATACCAGTTTCCTCACCCACAAAAACAGATTTCCCAATCAGATTCAATCCACGATTTTGCATGATAAACTTATCCGGTGAAGATTCTTTGAATTTCCGGACCAAGTCGATCATAGCCTTGACACTTTTTGCTCTACGAGAAACTGGCCACTCTTGTTGATTGATATAAACATCTACGGTATCGATTGTATCTAAGAATAGTCCATCAACTTTTTGATCGTAAATCTGATCGATCTTTTTGAATAGGTACTTATGCCACATGCTGTTATTAACGTCAATATGACACGATTGAAAGATTTCATTTTTTCCTATGGAGATCTTCTCTAATAAAGTTGGTTTTTTGTGTTGCTTGAGAAACTGTTTAAAGTTTGTTTTTTCTAAAGATTCTAATTCACCCACACTGATGTAGGCGATCACTTTGGCACCCACTTGGTGGGCGTGATCGATTAGTGTTGTGATCTGATTTTGGTTAAGCCCACGCAGATCAATGACAACAACTTGTCCTTTTTTAAGTTGCTCTTGTAACTGCGACATGATTTTAGGATCGCTGCCATAGTAGAGCTGAAAGCTGGTTGGGACAAAAACCTTTTCTTCTGCGCTGACAAGTGGGGCAGAAGTCGCCAGAGCTAAGTTGAATAGTATACTAAAATAGAGACACGAAAATATTTTCATCAAGCCGGTTCCTCTGGATGTGGTTTGTGTTTTCATCGAGTCCTTTGTTATTCTAAATGATATCAAAATCATACAGAAGCTATAGACTCTCTTATTTTCAACTGGAAGATCAACCATGTATAGAGACCAAACTAATAACCAGACGATTTTCAGCATCTTGACTTTCGTCCTGATCAGCTGGATCGTTTCAACGAGCTGTTTCGCAGCAGCAAAGAATCCTCCCAATATTGTTCTGATTGTCAGCGATGATCAAGGATATAAAGACCTGGGTTGTTTTGGCAGCCAGGAAGTGATCACTCCCCACTTGGATCGTTTAGCCAAAGAAGGAGCCAGACTTACGAATTTCTATGTGACCTGGCCTGCCTGTACTCCTAGTCGAGGTAGTTTATTGACGGGACGTTATCCACAACGGAATGGTATCTATGACATGATTCGAAATGAAGCACCTGACTATGGTCATAAATATAAGCCCGAAGAGTATGAAGTCACCTTTGAGCGAATCGGTGGCATGGATGTACGAGAGAAGTTACTGCCGCAATTATTGAAAGCCTCCGGTTATGTCAGCGGGATTTACGGTAAATGGGACTTAGGAGTACATAAACGCTTTCTTCCCTTAGCTCGTGGATTTGATGATTTCTATGGGTTCACAAATACTGGCATCGATTATTTCACACATGAACGTTATGGCGTCCCCTCAATGTTTAGAAATAATGAACTTACCGAAGAAGATAAAGGAGAATATTGTACCTATCTCTTTCAGCGCGATGCCGTTCGATTTTTAAAAGAGAACCACCAAAAACCATTCTTTCTTTATTT
The Gimesia aquarii DNA segment above includes these coding regions:
- a CDS encoding Hsp20/alpha crystallin family protein gives rise to the protein MLSTRTHKLGFPFSANLRSELDDAFSQMFGKSLAGCEGAYSPLSVWEEESKYHVALDVPGMKKEELSLDIQDGHLILTGERNTVENREYLHNERRFGKFKRVIQLPDWVDPTSVNATIDAGVLTIVLDKKPDLQPKSIEIKDSSQSE
- a CDS encoding HAD-IIA family hydrolase, whose product is MLPGYLIDMDGVIYRGTDLIDGAVEFINELKKRDLPFIFLTNNSQRTRRDVVTKLSRMGITVGEEHIFTCAMATARFLAQSKPDGTAYVIGEGGLLHALHRNGYSIVDHDPDYVVVGEGRSMNFEMIEAAVRMIENGAKLIATNMDPNCPTQNGLRPGCGAIVAMLEAATKKKAFSVGKPSPVMMRSARQELEISSAQTTMIGDTMETDILGGVEMGYRSVLVLSGGTSLTDLDYYAYQPDLVVESIADLNKEEFFHLDQSRFPKVERLLA
- a CDS encoding endo alpha-1,4 polygalactosaminidase, which translates into the protein MKIFSCLYFSILFNLALATSAPLVSAEEKVFVPTSFQLYYGSDPKIMSQLQEQLKKGQVVVIDLRGLNQNQITTLIDHAHQVGAKVIAYISVGELESLEKTNFKQFLKQHKKPTLLEKISIGKNEIFQSCHIDVNNSMWHKYLFKKIDQIYDQKVDGLFLDTIDTVDVYINQQEWPVSRRAKSVKAMIDLVRKFKESSPDKFIMQNRGLNLIGKSVFVGEETGILVPGLYLSKSHPHNPDGLLWESAYTHTGDWIDGKEREMIQIQKNGFTSVFTLGYTDTKADRRQFFQKSQAAGFIPAWGSSTKTLHKELTQGITTK
- a CDS encoding phosphoadenylyl-sulfate reductase; amino-acid sequence: MARLTQADLADLNEAFEERTPAELIHWAQEMFGSRLAALSSMQRAGCVVAHMLSQMKAEIPILFVDTGVLYQETLETRDRLMKEYNLDIVTLEPEKTMAQQTEELGVLYLSVEGQEQCCDLRKTQPLMQVADQYDALIGSLRRADGGQRANVPILAIDPAMNCLRVNILASLSKEEFQAYLEENQVITNPLHQQGYPTIGCNRCTTPVMESEPNRAGRWRHLGPWSQYCGINPTDVSGKHAPAIELSQHLVDRILGRETDFMI